A genomic window from Oceanobacillus timonensis includes:
- the fni gene encoding type 2 isopentenyl-diphosphate Delta-isomerase, translating into MEKGINQRKTEHIRLCLEGNVEGVNKSTGLEGIHFLHNALPEIDFDAISLATSFLGKNLQAPFLVSSMTGGSELATTINQNLALAAEKKGWALAIGSTRAFLESDQHKDSFLIRRQAPTVPLIVNIGAVQLNYGYEAEECQRIIDKTEADSIVLHLNSLQEAVQDGGDLNFKDLLPKIEQVCKQVNAPVGVKEVGFGIDGEAAKRLYDAGISYIDVAGAGGTSWSQVEKLRSQDPLKKAAAEAFNNWGNPTKDCLVSVRSQLPEAPLVASGGMKTGVDAAKAITIGADVIGYARHLLQAATESEEAVIQTMEQLELELKMTMFGIGAVNLDELKNTKRVSINGTSLLDA; encoded by the coding sequence ATGGAAAAAGGTATAAATCAACGTAAAACAGAACATATCCGCCTTTGTCTGGAAGGAAACGTAGAAGGCGTGAATAAATCTACGGGACTGGAAGGAATCCATTTTCTTCATAATGCTTTGCCGGAAATTGATTTTGATGCCATTTCTTTGGCAACATCATTTTTGGGTAAGAATCTACAGGCACCATTTCTTGTCAGTTCCATGACTGGCGGTTCTGAATTGGCGACAACGATTAATCAGAATTTAGCTTTAGCGGCGGAGAAAAAAGGCTGGGCACTTGCAATTGGTTCGACAAGAGCATTTTTAGAAAGTGATCAGCACAAAGATTCTTTCCTGATCCGCAGACAAGCCCCGACTGTACCCTTAATCGTGAATATAGGTGCAGTACAGCTGAATTATGGTTACGAAGCAGAAGAATGCCAGCGTATTATTGATAAAACAGAGGCTGATTCTATCGTTCTTCATTTAAACTCCCTACAGGAAGCTGTTCAGGATGGCGGAGATTTAAATTTTAAAGATCTGCTCCCGAAAATCGAGCAGGTTTGTAAACAGGTGAACGCTCCGGTCGGCGTGAAAGAAGTTGGCTTTGGTATTGATGGTGAAGCTGCTAAAAGGCTTTATGATGCAGGCATTTCCTATATCGATGTTGCCGGAGCCGGCGGAACATCCTGGAGTCAAGTCGAAAAGCTCCGTTCGCAAGATCCATTAAAAAAAGCTGCTGCGGAAGCATTTAATAATTGGGGAAATCCAACAAAAGATTGCCTTGTATCCGTACGCAGTCAGCTGCCTGAGGCGCCTTTAGTTGCCAGCGGCGGGATGAAAACAGGCGTAGATGCGGCAAAAGCAATTACCATTGGCGCAGATGTGATTGGTTATGCAAGGCATCTGCTGCAAGCGGCGACAGAATCAGAAGAAGCAGTTATCCAAACTATGGAACAATTGGAATTAGAGTTGAAGATGACAATGTTTGGTATCGGCGCAGTCAATTTGGATGAATTAAAAAATACAAAGCGTGTATCCATTAATGGAACATCGCTGTTAGATGCGTAA
- a CDS encoding HD domain-containing protein produces the protein MNKEDAKALAIMAHRGQTRKNSSEPYITHPIRVAERLEKEGFSDDLISAAYLHDVVEDTDISIEDIRNQFGKRIATLVASHTEDKSQSWQDRKQATVDHLKDAPKEVKYLIIADKLDNLIELEKEYKELGDAIWKKFNAGYNQQKWYNQEIAKNMYAHLSPDEIPSYFNEFEQVVKRFF, from the coding sequence ATGAACAAAGAAGATGCAAAGGCTTTAGCTATAATGGCGCACCGAGGACAAACCCGTAAAAATTCCAGTGAACCTTACATAACTCATCCTATCCGTGTAGCAGAACGTCTGGAAAAAGAAGGATTTTCAGACGATTTAATTAGTGCTGCCTATTTACATGACGTTGTAGAAGACACAGACATCAGCATCGAGGATATCAGAAATCAATTTGGTAAACGAATTGCCACCCTTGTCGCTTCCCATACAGAGGACAAGTCCCAGTCATGGCAGGACAGAAAACAAGCAACAGTCGATCATTTGAAAGATGCTCCAAAAGAAGTTAAATATCTGATTATCGCTGACAAATTAGATAACCTCATTGAACTGGAGAAAGAATATAAAGAGCTTGGCGATGCCATTTGGAAAAAGTTCAATGCAGGCTATAACCAACAAAAGTGGTATAATCAAGAAATCGCCAAAAATATGTACGCTCATTTATCGCCTGATGAAATCCCGTCTTATTTTAATGAGTTCGAACAGGTTGTAAAACGTTTTTTTTAG
- a CDS encoding aldo/keto reductase, whose amino-acid sequence MKYVTLNNGLEMPQIGFGVWKVENQEAIPAVEHALKSGYRSLDTAKVYGNEEGVGQAIANSGVPREEIFLTTKVWNADHGYEETLKAFDASLERLGTDYVDLYLIHWPTPDYDKYIDTYKALEKIYKDGKAKAIGVCNFEVEHLQRLLDECEVVPAVNQVECHPYLQQKELRAFCKENGIYVEAYSPLMNGKDVLEDEALTQIAEKKGKTIAQIILRWHLQSELIVIPKSVTPSRIEANLDVFDFELNEEDIKIIDALDRNLRSGTHPNEMHAR is encoded by the coding sequence ATGAAGTATGTGACACTGAATAACGGTTTAGAGATGCCGCAAATTGGTTTTGGCGTCTGGAAAGTAGAGAATCAAGAAGCTATTCCTGCTGTAGAACACGCATTAAAGTCTGGTTATCGTTCGCTTGATACCGCAAAAGTATATGGTAATGAAGAAGGCGTAGGACAAGCTATCGCAAATAGTGGTGTTCCGCGTGAAGAAATCTTTCTTACGACAAAAGTCTGGAATGCAGACCATGGTTATGAAGAGACATTAAAGGCTTTTGATGCAAGCTTGGAAAGACTTGGAACAGATTACGTAGATCTTTATTTGATTCATTGGCCGACACCGGATTACGATAAATATATTGATACGTATAAAGCGTTGGAAAAAATATATAAAGACGGCAAGGCAAAAGCTATCGGCGTATGTAACTTTGAAGTGGAGCACTTGCAGCGCCTGCTGGATGAATGTGAGGTAGTGCCGGCTGTCAATCAGGTAGAGTGCCATCCATACTTGCAGCAAAAAGAATTGCGTGCATTCTGCAAAGAAAATGGCATTTATGTCGAAGCGTACAGCCCGCTTATGAACGGAAAAGATGTATTAGAAGATGAAGCATTAACACAAATTGCGGAGAAAAAAGGGAAAACAATTGCACAAATTATTCTTCGCTGGCACTTACAGTCCGAGTTAATTGTTATTCCAAAATCAGTGACACCTTCCCGAATTGAAGCAAACCTGGATGTATTTGATTTTGAATTGAATGAAGAAGACATCAAAATAATCGATGCGTTGGATCGCAATCTCCGCAGTGGAACGCATCCGAATGAAATGCATGCACGATAA
- a CDS encoding DUF2188 domain-containing protein, translated as MVWTTNDYPSSMKNLEKPVRKKAIDIANSMLDDGYKEERAIPIAIEQAKEWYENADQEEIQNYEKGGKPTQRSKEGKEKTNNPERLEEGQEVYKQGDGWAVASSGSSQASEIFNTKEEAVERAIAIAKNKGTSLSLYRTDGTLEETRKYDG; from the coding sequence ATGGTTTGGACTACAAATGATTATCCGAGCTCTATGAAAAATTTGGAGAAACCAGTGCGTAAAAAAGCAATTGATATAGCTAATTCGATGCTTGATGATGGTTATAAGGAAGAACGGGCAATTCCGATAGCCATTGAACAAGCGAAAGAATGGTATGAAAATGCGGATCAAGAAGAAATCCAAAACTATGAAAAAGGCGGAAAACCAACACAGCGTTCGAAAGAAGGAAAAGAAAAAACAAATAATCCGGAGCGCCTGGAAGAAGGGCAAGAGGTGTATAAACAGGGTGATGGCTGGGCCGTAGCATCTTCCGGGTCCAGTCAGGCAAGTGAAATTTTTAATACGAAAGAGGAAGCTGTGGAAAGAGCGATAGCTATCGCCAAAAATAAAGGAACGTCTTTAAGTCTTTATCGAACAGATGGAACGCTAGAAGAGACAAGAAAATACGATGGCTGA
- a CDS encoding siderophore ABC transporter substrate-binding protein — translation MRKSNFVQSTFIIAIFAIFALVLAACSDSGSENEEADDQGSDSAETEESSEDATVEITDAHGTVEVPVNPENVVSLDNRTFETLSDWGVELAAAPRDLIPEDIPYASDESIENIGNHREPNLELIAAADPDLVIVGQRFGGFYEDIKELVPDAAVIDLNFDVSEEADAPGENLENGFKDITTSLGQIFDKNEEAEQLIADFDQAIEDAQSAYNGEDTIMSVIVSGGDINFSAPHSGRVWGPLYDIFDWTPALEIDQASADHQGDDVSVEAIAETDPDWLFVMDRDAAISDAGDSIPAQDVIDDAPALQNTTAVSEGQIVYAPADTYTNESIQTFIELFEDLADRLAE, via the coding sequence ATGAGAAAATCAAATTTTGTTCAATCAACATTTATTATAGCAATTTTCGCAATTTTTGCTTTGGTATTGGCTGCTTGCTCCGATTCAGGCAGTGAAAACGAAGAGGCTGATGACCAAGGAAGTGATTCTGCTGAAACGGAGGAGTCTTCTGAAGATGCAACGGTCGAAATTACGGATGCTCATGGAACCGTTGAAGTTCCAGTAAACCCAGAGAATGTGGTTTCTTTAGATAATAGAACTTTTGAAACATTATCTGATTGGGGAGTTGAATTAGCAGCTGCTCCAAGAGATTTAATACCTGAGGATATACCTTATGCAAGTGATGAATCCATTGAAAATATAGGAAACCATCGTGAACCAAATCTTGAACTTATCGCAGCTGCAGACCCTGATCTTGTTATTGTGGGCCAACGATTTGGCGGGTTTTATGAAGATATCAAAGAATTAGTGCCAGATGCAGCAGTGATTGATCTTAATTTTGATGTTTCCGAGGAAGCAGACGCGCCTGGAGAAAACTTAGAAAATGGATTTAAGGATATTACAACCTCTCTCGGACAAATTTTTGATAAAAATGAAGAAGCGGAACAATTGATAGCTGATTTTGACCAAGCAATTGAAGATGCTCAATCTGCTTATAATGGAGAGGATACGATTATGAGTGTTATAGTATCTGGGGGAGATATTAATTTTTCAGCTCCTCATTCTGGCCGTGTATGGGGTCCATTGTATGATATTTTCGATTGGACACCAGCTTTAGAAATTGACCAAGCTTCTGCAGATCACCAAGGTGATGATGTATCTGTTGAAGCTATTGCAGAAACAGATCCAGATTGGCTTTTCGTAATGGATCGTGACGCTGCTATATCAGATGCAGGTGATTCTATTCCTGCCCAGGATGTAATCGATGATGCACCTGCTCTTCAAAACACAACTGCTGTTTCTGAAGGACAGATCGTTTATGCACCGGCAGACACGTATACAAATGAATCCATACAAACATTCATTGAATTATTTGAAGATCTTGCAGATCGTTTAGCTGAGTAG
- a CDS encoding DsbA family oxidoreductase — protein MKVEIWSDYICPFCYIGKRRFEHALEKFSHRDNVAVQYRSYQLDPAARYMPEKNFAETFSELKGMPLEQVYTMNKQVADQAKEVGLTYHFDTMKYSNTFDAHRVAKLAATNGKEAELTERFFQAYFTDSELLSDKDTLIRLAVETGLDQEETEAVLNSGKFRNKVNEDIDLAKQLGVEGVPFFVFNEKYAVSGAQPEETFTQVLEKVLQEEQEQPILQSLTPNENKTSYCTGDGCENE, from the coding sequence ATGAAAGTCGAAATTTGGTCTGATTATATATGTCCGTTTTGTTATATTGGAAAAAGGCGATTTGAACACGCTTTAGAGAAGTTTTCGCATCGGGATAATGTAGCGGTTCAGTACAGAAGTTATCAGCTTGATCCCGCTGCACGGTATATGCCTGAAAAAAACTTTGCTGAAACATTTTCTGAGCTGAAAGGAATGCCGTTAGAACAAGTATATACAATGAATAAGCAAGTGGCAGACCAGGCAAAAGAGGTTGGTTTAACTTACCACTTTGATACGATGAAATATAGTAATACATTTGATGCCCATCGGGTTGCCAAGTTAGCTGCTACAAATGGAAAAGAGGCAGAACTGACAGAACGCTTCTTCCAGGCTTATTTTACTGACTCTGAACTGTTGAGTGATAAAGATACATTGATTCGTTTAGCGGTAGAAACCGGGCTTGACCAGGAAGAAACAGAAGCTGTCTTAAACAGTGGAAAGTTTCGTAATAAAGTCAATGAAGATATCGACTTAGCAAAGCAGTTGGGGGTAGAGGGCGTTCCTTTCTTTGTTTTTAATGAAAAATATGCCGTATCCGGTGCACAGCCGGAGGAAACGTTCACACAAGTGCTTGAAAAGGTTTTGCAGGAAGAACAAGAACAGCCTATTTTGCAATCATTGACTCCAAATGAGAACAAAACATCCTATTGCACCGGTGATGGATGTGAGAATGAATAA
- the selD gene encoding selenide, water dikinase SelD, translating into MNNNESIKLTALSSKGGCGCKIGPADLRQVLQSFSPATDNPNLLVGLDTSDDAGVYKLNDETAIVQTLDFFTPIVDDPYSFGQIAAANALSDVYAMGGKPITALNIVAFPIADLDKQILSRILEGADSKLKEANTALVGGHSIDDKEPKFGLAVTGTIHPDKIRTNSGAKPGDVLILTKPIGVGILTTSIKRGLLQEAEIDRVTNIMATLNKTAAETMDNYEVHACTDVTGFGLLGHASEMAKGSNVDIRISNQQVPVLPRVKELAENGAVPGGTKNNFNYLKKDVTFTESLDQIDQWILCDAVTSGGLLASVKEADAEKLLADLRDKNIEAAIIGRVIDENNGHITVEE; encoded by the coding sequence ATGAATAATAACGAGTCTATCAAACTAACCGCTTTATCTTCCAAAGGTGGATGCGGATGCAAAATCGGGCCGGCTGATTTACGGCAGGTTTTACAGTCCTTCTCTCCTGCGACAGATAATCCTAATCTGTTAGTGGGGCTAGATACCAGTGACGACGCAGGTGTTTACAAATTAAATGACGAGACAGCCATTGTTCAGACACTCGATTTCTTCACTCCCATTGTCGATGATCCGTATTCCTTTGGGCAAATTGCTGCTGCAAATGCTCTCAGCGATGTCTACGCAATGGGCGGAAAGCCGATTACCGCACTAAATATTGTTGCTTTTCCAATTGCTGATTTAGATAAACAGATTCTTTCCCGTATTTTGGAAGGCGCAGACAGTAAACTGAAAGAAGCTAACACTGCTTTAGTCGGCGGACATTCTATCGATGATAAAGAGCCCAAATTCGGATTAGCCGTTACCGGAACCATCCATCCTGATAAAATCCGCACAAACAGCGGCGCAAAACCCGGCGATGTGCTTATTTTAACCAAACCAATCGGTGTAGGAATTTTAACCACTTCGATTAAAAGAGGCTTATTACAAGAAGCAGAAATAGACCGTGTAACAAATATTATGGCAACACTGAATAAAACTGCTGCCGAAACAATGGATAACTACGAAGTACATGCCTGTACCGATGTGACCGGATTCGGTTTGCTTGGACATGCTTCAGAAATGGCAAAAGGAAGTAATGTCGACATCCGGATTTCGAATCAGCAAGTGCCTGTTTTACCAAGAGTGAAAGAGCTTGCTGAAAATGGCGCTGTGCCAGGTGGTACGAAGAATAACTTTAACTATTTAAAAAAAGATGTTACTTTTACAGAATCACTGGATCAGATTGATCAGTGGATTTTATGTGATGCAGTCACCTCCGGAGGTTTATTAGCATCCGTGAAAGAAGCAGACGCAGAAAAATTGCTGGCAGATCTCCGGGATAAAAATATCGAAGCTGCCATCATTGGCCGCGTTATAGATGAAAACAATGGGCATATCACTGTTGAAGAATAA
- a CDS encoding ABC transporter ATP-binding protein: protein MIDIKGLTKKFGNKSIVNDISVQIQPNKITSFIGPNGAGKSTLLSMVSRLLDADTGDVLLDKNNVKNMKSNEFAKRIAILRQSNFLTVKLTIRQLVSFGRYPYSKGRLNAEDERIIDQSIEYLNLTDIQHKFLDELSGGQKQRAFISMIIAQDTEYILLDEPLNNLDMKHSVQIMKILRKLVDDLGKTVVIVLHDINFASVYSDQIVALKEGRLVKDGPTHEIINSEALNEIYDMHIPVHMQNGCRFCVYFDSHISKSS from the coding sequence ATGATTGATATTAAAGGATTGACAAAGAAGTTCGGCAATAAATCTATCGTAAATGACATATCGGTTCAAATTCAGCCTAACAAAATTACATCGTTTATCGGACCAAACGGCGCTGGGAAATCAACGCTACTTTCTATGGTAAGCCGGCTGCTTGATGCAGACACGGGAGATGTATTATTAGATAAAAATAATGTGAAAAACATGAAATCCAATGAATTCGCTAAGCGTATTGCCATTTTGAGACAATCAAATTTCCTAACTGTGAAATTAACGATTCGCCAATTAGTATCGTTTGGTCGTTATCCATATTCGAAGGGACGCTTAAATGCGGAGGACGAGCGAATTATCGATCAATCAATTGAATACTTAAATTTAACAGATATCCAGCATAAATTCTTAGATGAGCTGTCTGGCGGTCAAAAGCAGCGTGCATTTATTTCCATGATTATTGCTCAAGACACCGAATATATTTTACTGGATGAACCATTGAATAATTTGGATATGAAGCATTCTGTGCAAATTATGAAAATATTACGCAAGCTTGTCGACGATTTGGGTAAAACGGTTGTGATTGTATTGCATGATATTAACTTTGCTTCGGTTTATTCGGATCAGATTGTAGCTTTAAAAGAAGGGCGTCTAGTAAAAGATGGCCCAACACACGAAATTATTAATTCAGAGGCGCTAAACGAAATCTATGATATGCATATTCCAGTTCATATGCAAAATGGTTGTCGTTTTTGTGTATACTTTGATTCTCATATAAGTAAAAGTAGTTAA
- a CDS encoding DNA-3-methyladenine glycosylase I codes for MSKERCAWVSEEPVYITYHDEEWGRPVFGDDRYLFEMLTLEGAQAGLSWITILKRRENYRQAFDHFNVDIIASYTDEKVEELMQDKGIIRNRRKMESVIKNAKAFQQVQAEFGTFDHYIWGFVDRKPIVNHWEKHEDVPAQTNLSKQISKDLKKRGFSFVGPVICYSFMQAIGMVNDHTANCFLSGEA; via the coding sequence ATGAGTAAGGAACGATGCGCCTGGGTAAGCGAAGAACCTGTGTATATTACTTATCATGATGAAGAATGGGGCCGCCCTGTCTTCGGGGATGACCGCTATCTATTCGAAATGCTGACTTTAGAAGGCGCCCAGGCAGGTTTAAGCTGGATTACCATTTTAAAACGCCGGGAAAATTATCGTCAGGCGTTTGATCATTTTAATGTTGATATTATCGCTTCGTACACAGATGAAAAAGTGGAAGAATTAATGCAGGATAAGGGAATCATCCGAAACAGACGTAAAATGGAATCGGTCATAAAAAATGCCAAGGCATTCCAGCAGGTTCAAGCAGAATTTGGTACATTTGATCATTATATATGGGGATTTGTGGACAGAAAGCCAATCGTGAATCATTGGGAGAAGCATGAAGATGTTCCTGCTCAAACAAATTTATCTAAACAAATCAGCAAGGATCTGAAGAAGAGAGGATTTTCTTTTGTTGGGCCGGTGATTTGTTACTCTTTTATGCAGGCAATCGGTATGGTAAATGACCATACGGCCAACTGTTTTTTAAGCGGTGAAGCATAA
- a CDS encoding D-alanyl-D-alanine carboxypeptidase family protein produces MRRFHWMMLFTAFFLLIGCTSQQEEDSPASGQTTPEEENTNDNEEVSETEPPDAVLQKFDTGEEVAQLKNALNTIGYDLEGSENFDEALTWALTDFQLQSDDLLASGIYDEATSEEVLALFEDGDTIEPGEGLAMPPEEAEKTEAGTDIVGNPYDELALVNKDFALPGDYTPEDLMVPDVPFPFTEDLPKKYMRENAAHALEELFAAAEDEGLELFAQSGYRSFDRQEDVFAANAAENGEDHANTYSARPGESEHQTGLAMDVTSAEVNLELEEAFGDTEEGQWLAENAPEYGFIIRFPEGDEDITGYQYEPWHIRYVGEQTAKYITEQDITLEEYYEEQTE; encoded by the coding sequence ATGCGAAGATTTCATTGGATGATGCTTTTCACGGCTTTCTTCCTGCTTATTGGCTGTACATCTCAGCAAGAGGAAGATAGTCCAGCATCTGGACAAACCACACCTGAAGAAGAAAATACGAACGATAACGAGGAAGTATCAGAAACAGAACCTCCTGATGCCGTATTACAAAAATTTGATACAGGCGAAGAAGTTGCCCAATTAAAGAATGCGCTCAATACCATTGGCTATGATTTAGAAGGCAGCGAAAATTTTGATGAAGCATTGACCTGGGCGTTGACGGATTTCCAATTACAGTCGGATGATCTATTGGCTTCCGGCATCTATGATGAAGCTACCAGTGAAGAAGTTCTCGCTCTTTTTGAAGATGGAGATACGATTGAGCCAGGAGAAGGCTTAGCAATGCCACCTGAAGAAGCAGAAAAAACAGAAGCCGGAACTGACATTGTCGGCAATCCATATGATGAGTTGGCACTGGTGAATAAAGATTTTGCTCTTCCAGGTGATTATACTCCAGAAGACTTGATGGTACCTGATGTACCTTTCCCCTTTACGGAGGATTTACCTAAAAAATACATGCGCGAAAATGCAGCACATGCCTTGGAAGAATTATTTGCAGCCGCGGAAGATGAAGGTCTGGAGCTATTTGCCCAATCAGGTTATCGTTCTTTCGATCGGCAAGAAGATGTTTTTGCAGCAAATGCAGCAGAGAACGGCGAGGATCACGCAAACACCTACAGTGCCCGCCCCGGAGAAAGTGAGCACCAAACCGGGCTGGCTATGGATGTCACCAGTGCCGAAGTCAATTTAGAATTGGAAGAAGCATTTGGTGATACAGAAGAAGGACAGTGGCTTGCCGAAAATGCTCCGGAATACGGCTTTATCATCCGTTTTCCAGAAGGAGACGAAGATATTACCGGATATCAATATGAGCCTTGGCACATTCGCTATGTCGGCGAACAAACGGCTAAATATATCACTGAACAAGATATTACTTTAGAAGAATATTATGAAGAACAAACGGAGTAA
- a CDS encoding sulfurtransferase — protein sequence MRNIISVERLKKRFAQNNLVIVDVRFNLMDADAGRKAYLQGHLPGSVYMDLNRDLSEKAGKHGGNHPLPDWELFANKLGKLGISNDTTVVVYDQGNDMFAPRFWWLLDYLGHEKVYILDGGLDRWVAEGGELTTEVPNLQPTIFRKKEKEDRYVDMEEVKEKIGSPETTIIDARARARYLGDEEPMYARAGHIPGAANYFWKDVLREDGSWKNEEQLKEHFSDLDKDAEIIVSCGSGVSACPNILALDNAGFKNVKLYPGSFSDWISYEKNEVAIGEEDE from the coding sequence TTGAGAAACATCATTAGCGTAGAAAGGTTAAAGAAACGTTTCGCACAAAATAACCTTGTTATTGTAGATGTACGATTTAATTTGATGGATGCTGATGCTGGGCGGAAGGCTTATCTGCAAGGCCATTTACCTGGATCTGTTTATATGGATTTAAATAGAGATTTATCTGAAAAAGCCGGGAAACATGGCGGGAATCACCCTTTACCAGACTGGGAATTATTTGCAAACAAACTTGGGAAATTAGGTATATCCAATGATACGACAGTTGTGGTGTATGATCAGGGAAATGACATGTTTGCACCGCGTTTTTGGTGGCTGCTGGACTATTTAGGCCATGAAAAAGTGTATATTTTAGACGGGGGATTAGATCGCTGGGTAGCCGAGGGAGGAGAGCTGACAACAGAAGTTCCCAACCTGCAGCCGACAATCTTCCGAAAAAAGGAGAAAGAAGACCGGTACGTTGATATGGAAGAGGTCAAAGAAAAAATCGGATCTCCGGAAACAACGATAATCGACGCTAGGGCACGAGCAAGATATTTAGGTGATGAAGAACCGATGTATGCCCGGGCAGGCCATATTCCAGGAGCAGCAAATTATTTTTGGAAGGATGTTTTAAGAGAAGATGGCAGCTGGAAAAATGAAGAACAGTTGAAGGAGCATTTTTCCGACTTAGATAAAGATGCGGAAATTATTGTTTCCTGTGGTTCCGGTGTTTCTGCATGCCCCAATATTCTCGCTTTAGATAACGCCGGTTTTAAAAATGTTAAGTTGTATCCAGGCAGTTTCAGTGACTGGATTTCTTATGAAAAGAATGAAGTAGCGATTGGTGAAGAAGATGAGTAA
- a CDS encoding ABC transporter permease translates to MSGAGNSQPPHSNHQKLWTKPFIVAIIIVIILGIISMLVGVYDMRGREDGMEMYFITRFPRTAALMLTGAAMAMSGLVMQLITQNRLVEPTTTGTIEWAGLGLIFVYLLFPSPSLVQRMTGAIIFSFIGTMVFFLFLRRVKLRSSLIVPIIGIMLGAVISAVSTFVGLVFQMSQSVETWFVGSFASIQVGRYEYLWLIVLITILIFIYADRLTLAGLGEDITTSLGVSYNKIVLIGTALIAVAVGIVAAVIGNLPFLGLIVPNIVSMFRGDDLRSNLPWVCVTGMASLTAADIISRTVIMPFEVPVSLILGTVGAVVFIVILLRRRRLG, encoded by the coding sequence ATGTCTGGGGCTGGAAATTCTCAGCCCCCGCATTCTAATCATCAAAAATTATGGACGAAGCCTTTTATAGTAGCAATTATTATTGTTATTATTCTAGGTATTATTTCAATGCTTGTCGGAGTTTATGATATGCGAGGACGGGAAGATGGGATGGAGATGTATTTCATCACTCGTTTTCCAAGGACAGCAGCACTCATGCTTACAGGAGCTGCGATGGCAATGTCTGGACTCGTTATGCAGCTTATCACACAGAACCGTTTAGTTGAACCTACTACAACAGGGACAATTGAATGGGCAGGTTTGGGATTAATTTTTGTTTATTTATTATTTCCCTCTCCATCTTTAGTTCAAAGAATGACAGGAGCAATCATTTTTTCCTTTATCGGAACGATGGTTTTCTTTTTGTTTTTAAGAAGAGTGAAACTTCGTTCGTCTTTGATTGTCCCCATTATTGGGATCATGCTTGGAGCGGTCATTTCTGCCGTTTCCACGTTTGTCGGACTCGTTTTTCAAATGTCGCAAAGTGTTGAAACCTGGTTTGTTGGTTCTTTCGCATCGATTCAAGTTGGAAGATATGAATACTTATGGCTGATTGTTTTAATTACGATTCTTATCTTTATCTATGCGGATAGACTGACATTAGCTGGTTTAGGAGAAGATATTACAACAAGTCTTGGAGTGAGTTATAATAAAATTGTTCTTATTGGTACGGCTCTTATAGCTGTTGCAGTTGGAATTGTTGCAGCTGTTATAGGAAACTTACCTTTTTTAGGTTTGATTGTCCCAAATATTGTTTCCATGTTTAGAGGCGATGACTTAAGGAGTAACTTGCCCTGGGTATGTGTAACCGGAATGGCTTCCCTAACCGCCGCTGATATCATATCTCGAACTGTTATCATGCCATTTGAAGTACCTGTCTCTTTGATACTTGGAACAGTGGGCGCAGTCGTATTTATTGTTATTTTATTAAGAAGAAGGAGGCTAGGATAA